The DNA sequence tgaatatgtggacatctataagtacctaggtgtctggctagactttaaactctccttccagactcatatcaatatctccaatcgaaaatcaaatcaagaatcggctttctattccacaacaaagcctccttcactcacaccgccaaacttaccctagtaaaactgactatcctaccgatcctcgacttcggcgatgtcatctacaaaattgcttccaacactctactcagcaaactggatgcagtttatcacagtgccatccgttttgtcactaaagcaccttataccacccaccactgcgacttgtatgctctagtcggctggccctcgctacatattcgtcgccagacccactggctccaggtcatctacaagtccatgctaggtaaagctccgccttatctcagttcactggtgacgatggcaacacccatccgtagcacgcgctccagcaggtgtatctcactgatcatccctaaagccaacacctcatttggccgcctttcattccagttctctgctgcctgtgactggaacgaattgcaaaaatcgctgaagttggagacttttatctccctcaccaacttcaaacatctgctgtctgagcagttaaccgatcgctgcagctgtacatagtctatcggtaaatagcccacccatttttacctacctcatccccatactgtttttatttatttacttttctgctcttttgcacaccaatatctctacctgtacatgaccatctgatcatttatcactccagtgttattaatctgcaaaattgtaattattcgcctacctcctcatgccttttgcacacaatgtatatagactcccctttttttcctactgtgttattgacttgttcattgtttactccatgtgtaactctgtgttgtctgttcacactgctatgctttatcttggccaggtcgcagttgcaaatgagaacttgttctcaactagcctacctggttaaataaaggtgaaataaaaaaatatattaaaaaaattattAGTTCTGTAATTAGCTTACTGATAAAGGGATTTTAGGATGCTGATCTGAAACAAATGAAATCCAGTATTCCATTTGCTGTTTTTATGGTGGTGTGATTTATAAGACCTAGAAATGTTGTGTTtttaatggaaatacattttaacCACACAAACATTTAGAAAAGAAAACAGACAAAAACATTCCACATATTTTATATATTACGCACAGATGCATTtgaacctctctctctgacccctagGTCACCATGGTAACCCAGGAACTACAGGGTTGCATGGCATGCCGGGCCGCAGTGTGAGCGTGGGATACCTGCTGGTGAAGCACAGCCAATCAGAGCAGACCCCCATGTGCCCCGTGGGCATGTCGAAGCTGTGGGACGGCTACAGTCTGCTGTACTTCGAGGGCCAGGAGAAGGCCCACAACCAGGACCTAGGTGAGAAAGAGATAAGAAAAACTAAAAGACAGGAAATTCACATAAACACCACATGATTATTGGGTTATACTCATGTCTATTCAGATTTAATTGGATTGGCAGATAGAACAAGTAAGGATGTCTCAAGTTTGCCTGTAGTGGCTGTAGCTCAGGGTCGTCATTTTATATGATTACATTTATTGGTTAATTGATTGATCGGTTGATTGAATTGATCTGTTGATCCCAGGTCTGGCGGGCTCCTGCCTCCCTCGTTTCAACACCATGCCCTTCCTGTACTGCAACCCCGGAGACGTCTGCTACTACGCCAGCCGCAACGACAAATCCTATTGGCTGTCCACCACCGCGCCCCTTCCCATGATGCCCGTGGAGGAAGGTGATATCAAACCCTACATCAGCCGCTGCTCTGTGTGCGAAGCTCCGTCCGTCGCCATCGCCGTGCACAGCCAGGATATTACCATCCCACAATGCCCTGCTGGCTGGCGCAGCTTGTGGATTGGTTACTCCTTCCTCATGGTGAGTCTCTTTGCTTCCTTTTCTACACGATCTGAAGTgccctcctctccttgtctcccatTCTTCATCTCTACTGATCTGAAAACGCAGGACAGGTGAAAGCCATATGATTGAAGCCTACTGGGAATTTGCTTTAATCTGTTCAGTTCTTTCACGTCAGGGAATATAAATGCCATAGGTAGGAAGTTGAATAAGACGTTCGTATCAGTGTTCATACAACCTCTTACCCCTCCCCCCCAGCACACGGCAGCAGGTGATGAGGGTGGGGGTCAGTCTCTGTCATCTCCTGGTTCCTGTCTGGAGGACTTCCGTACCACACCCTTCATCGAGTGTAACGGGGCCAAGGGCACCTGCCACTACTTCGCCAACAAACACAGCTTCTGGCTCACCTCCATCGAACAGTCCTTCCATGCAGAACCTGCCTCAGAGACCCTGAAAGCAGGCCAGCTCCTCTCACGCATCAGCCGTTGTCAGGTCTGCATGAAGAACCTGTGACCTGGTTCACCCTAAGATGTCATTTCCTGTGACCATACCCCCCTGCCAAACACAATTCAGGTAGTTATTGCCTTTGgtcttaggcacagatctaggttTAGCTTACCCTCCCCAATTCTTAACTGTAGCCATGAAGCGGAAACGCAAAACTAACCTTAGATCAGCATCTATGGGACAGCTTCATCCTACTCCCCCGAACCTTGACTAGTGAGGACTGAAGGACTGTGTGAACGCTTCAAATGGAGAGCAAGTATGCGGTGTTAAGAAATAAATCCCTGCCATAAAGTCAGCGATATGAAATATAAATGTAAATGCTTTTTAattgtttgtcccatttgatatGGTGCTCTAACTTATTACCTCAGCTATAATTATACACCAAATATGTTTAACTGACCATACCAAGAACATACAGCTGAAACAACCAAagatgcccgtgtgtgtgtgtgtgtgtacgcaccgCTTCAGTTATCAAATTGATTGGTGTGTACCGCTTCAGatattacttttttttaaagttggTTTTATTATTCAGGTATAAGTGCTAATGCCACTTCACTAATAGTGACCCTCAACCAATTGTAAATTAGGTTTGGTTGAGGTTTTTGCTCTTAACATTCAGTATTATTCTGCTTTATTGTGTTCGCACATAACATAAGAGCCACTGTGCAAACCGTTGCCTCAGTTTGTTCGCTATATCAATATATTTTACAGCTCTTACCCGAACGTGACATTCACAAATTGCTTTGATCACAAAATGCACTGATTTACTTTATATTTATATCTGCTGAATGAACTTAATTCACTCATAACtaaaaacttctttttttttacccatgaCATCACATTTTCCCAGTATACATTGTTCATATGAAAGTCAGCTCAGTCCCTGCTGGAATCAAGCCAGCACAGAAATGCAAACAACTCTGTCCAAAGTCTAAGCTACAAGGACTGGTTGAACAAAATCTGGTCAGCGCTCCCTCCAGAGCATGTATTTGTTTATCACATTTTAGGTCCTAGGAAGTCTGTTGAAttggccattaaaataacaccaGTTTTATATGGTACATTTCCAGCCACTTCAGATGAACGGCTTTATTTGGCCATTAGTTCAATGTAATTATGTTGAATACCATTAGGTGCTATGAATCCATAGAAACGTATTGTAATGGTGTCATAACTAAAATAAATGGTTTTGTTTGTTGAATTTGCATTGACGTTCACACCTCAGCTCAAACTACATCACAATTTCAAAATGAGAATCTTTATTATCGTATCTTTGAAAATATCAAGCACGTTTAAAATGTCTTCCATATAAATGCACATTGTCCGGTGTAGATCAGGtgcaaatgaaaaaaaaaaaggatgTAATAAAACTTAACATGCAACAGAACGTACAAATGCAAACAAAGCTGATTGttaaacaaacatttaaaaacatcCTTACAATAAGATTAATTTTACACAATTCAAAATGTGCCCACCCTGGTAGTCAAACAATTTGTGCTGTTGAACAAAAAGGCATGTGACATTCTCATTCAAGAAAATCATCTGTGATTGATTTCTAAACGGTCCATTTACAAACTACACACCATTTTGTCCAGAACTCAATTACATGCACATCAGAGCCTCAGAAATCCAACTCCTTCTTACTCCATAACAATCCTTGGCATCTCATTGGAAGAATAAATGTTTGATTGATTGCTTGAAAGTATGTGTATCAAAAATCGGTCAATGCTGACAAATCTTAGAATCTCTTGGGAGAGCAACATTGACATGGCATGAAAACTCCTCTTTACGATCAGTCTAAAACTCGGTAGTCCCTAGCAGCAGGCGGCCCTTGGCCGTTTCCCTGCCCCGCTGCACTCATCCAGGTCCACGGTGGgtgatccctctctctcagtcctcttcCTGATGATGGAGGGCAGCACCATGTCAAACAGAGCCTCAAACAGAGGGTCCACGTTGTAGCCCGTCTTAGCACTGGTCTCAAAGCACATCTTGTCAGCAGGCAGGCTGTTAGTCTCCTCCATACCCTTGTATCTCAGGATCCTCCCATACAACGCCACTGCATCCTCCCGGCTCACCTGCTTGTTGACCGACACCCCCGACAGGGAGacgggagaggctggaggggtggggcAGGCAGAAGGCACCCTGGGCCTCTCCCcgtcctcctctccctggtcctcgGTTAGGCCGTCTTGGGTGGCTCCCACCTGTGCCTGGAGGTCTGTGAGGTCGGCCTTGTTGCCCACGATGGCGTAGATGCAGTCGTGATTGGCAGTGTCGGTCAGGGACAGGAAGCGCTCCTCCAGCTCAGCCAGACTCTGCCAGTTGGTTACGTCGTAGGTGAGGATGACAGCAGCAGCGCCCCGGCAGTACATGGAGCCCAGCCCGTGGAACTGCTCCCGACCTGGGGGACACACCGGAAAGAATGATCAGAACACGTTAAGCACATAGTAGTTGCATACAAGAGTCAAAACATAAACATGATTGTGTTCTAATATAGACCAATGAATGTCAAGTAAAGGCAAAAACAACCAGACAAATTCACAAGCTTAATATAATGGGCTTCCAAACTACaggtagcgagagagagcaagagaatagCTGAAAAACAAAAGCAACCATTGTTGAAGAAATAGACAAGAGCTCTTCAGTGTGTGTTTAAGTCAAGTTTGATCTTGGAGACTTTGTTCTGAACACTTCACGGTCACAGCCAAAATACGTGCAAAAATCCAGGGAGCCTTTGAACAAGGTCCAAATGAAGTGTTTCACAGGTTGtaagatacagtatgtacagtaattCAACCTGAGTATCCAGGAGTAGCCTGCCTgacataaaaaacaaacaaataaggaGAGCCAACTGAGCTGAAATCGAGTATGCTGACAGAGACAAATCGCTAGGATCAACAGAGTTAGGGAAGGGGAAGATTGTTGTTTGAAATAACTTTCTCCAGGGTAAAATTTCAGTGCGGGGCAGTGGGGTTAGGGTCCTATTCTGCTCAGAAACAAACAATATAAAGCAGGGTAATAAACAGAAGATGATACATCTGCTGGGAGGAGGGACAACCAGGATGACAAGTGCTGATCATGGAGACACTAAACCACACCCCCTCCCCCCTTGGTGTGTCTGTACAGCATGATCAAGCAGGGTTATATTATGTCCAGTGAGTGGGTTATGGGTGAGTGAGAGGTTGAAGCATATGCCGTCACCCTGACCCGCTACACAGTCACCTCCCTGTCATGTGACTGAGCAGCCGCCGGCGACTGGCTGTGTAATTTCTACAGGAAGTTGAACCAAGTAAAGGGGTACATTTCCGGGATTGTAATTGTCGGTTTATTATAAATACTACTATAACCTATTGAAAGAAAACGCCTGAAACTAGATTCCCCACATTCTGGTCTTGACGAgaacaaaaaaataattataatgaAAAGGAGGAGGATATTCTCTTCAGCTCTGCTCAAACAATCCAGTTAAAATGGAGTGTCTCCTTGTTAACATCAAAAAACAAAGTCATATCACAGGTTCTgtcttccatttcccctgaaaagcGTACGGTCTGGTTGTTTACGAGCCCACTGAGGCTACTGCCACCTGAAGAAGTGATGTTGAATGGCATAAATTCTACATCAGGCAGAAACGAGTGTTTGATTCAGGAAAGTTTCCTCTCATGACCTCTACTAGCCAGAATGCGGTTACATTCAGCTATTGTTTACATATGGCATGTGATCCACTGAGTCAACAGGTAGAAAATACCAGCGACAGAACCTACCGGCACAGCAAAACGGTAAACACTTTCCTGTGGCTACACCAGCGCCACCTCCTACCGCCAAGAGGCCCAACAGCATGTACAGGTAATGTGTTATAGTGTGGACACTATATAAATAATGACATTGAATATGTATTGTACTTACCAGCAGTATAGTATGATTGCTATTCATGTGTGCATCGTTATTATTGGAATTGGCCGTGACCTTTCCTTTTGAGGTCATCACCCAGAGTCGGATCTGTACAAGGCGACTATCACACGTGGAGTGGGCTGTATCGCTTTGCTGCatttttacaccttttattttTTAGGATGAAAGTAATATAGAAATGCGTGTGGGCCTTCCTTGTcaagttatttaactaggcaagtcaattaagaacaaattcttatttacaacgactaCCTACCCTGGCCataccctcccctaactcggacgacactgagccaattgtgcgccgccctttggAACTCCCgatcacgaccggttgtgatacaggccGGGATCGAACAAGGGTCTCTAgcattgccttagaccactgtgttgCTACATTTTTTAGGCGACGAGGATCCACATGTACAGGGCGATGCGCAAGCTAGCTAAGAAACAGTGGAGGTagtcagttagctagctagcttaatgAGCGACGGAAAGCAGACGCCGCTGGAGGGAAACGCCAACAGTGACAATCAGCAGCAAGTGAAAAATCACTAACGAGGAAAAATCTCTAACGTTGGCGTTATAATGGCAATGTTTGGGACCATCACTGAGTTTGTGGAAGAGAAAAAGGACTGGATGGAATATGTGGAAAGGATGGGACAGTTTTGGCTAATGGAATTACAGAtgactttccttccagttctctgctgcctgtgacgaattgcaaaaaaaaaaaaaaaaaaaaaaaaaaaattcactgaagttggtgagggagataagtctccaacttctaacatctgctatctgagcagctaaccgatcgctgcagctgtacatagtccatcggtaaatagcccacccaatttacctacctcatccccatactgtttttatttatttacttttatgctcttttgcacaccagtatctctacctgcacatgacaatctgatcatttatcactccagtgttaatctgcaaaattgtaattattcgcctacctcctcatgccttttgcacacaatgtatatagacttatttttttctactgtgttattgacttgtttattgtttactccatgtgcaactctgtgttgtctgttcacactgctatgctttatcttggccaggtcacagtagcaaatgagaacttctcaactagcctacctggttaaataaaggtgaaataaaaattaaaaataagtgAGGCTAAACAGCGCTCTATCCTCTTGAGTGTGTGTGGGGCTAAAACCTACAAGCTTATGAGGAATTTGGCTACACTATGGGGACATTCCTTTTATGGATCTAATTGCTTTAGTTCAGACTCACCAAAATCCGAAGCAATCGGTGATTGTCCAGAGGTTCAAGTTTAACTGCCATTTACGGAAAACAGGTCAGTCTGTTGCTAACTTTGTTGCTGAATTACATGAACTCTGAATATTGAGTTTGGGGCTGTGTTTGAGAACATGCTCCGTGACAGATCAGTCTGTGGCATTAATGAGGACGGCATAGAGTGCCGTTTGGTGGGGGAAGCCACACTGATTTAAGAGAGCCTTAGAAATATCTCAAGGGATGAGATGGCCGTTAGTAATGCTAAAAATATTCAAAAGGCTAACAGAGGAAGTGGTGCCGTGCATCAGGAAAAAAAGCAGTGGAATGTTAGTTGTGGGGGAACACGTGCAAACAACTAAGTTCAAAGATACGGTCTGTCACAATTGCAAAAAAAGGGACAATtagctatataaaaaaaaaaatgcagggGTCCTAGGAGCAAGCCAGAGGGTGGGCAGACTGGGCAGGGCAAGTTCACAGCTAAGAAGCCGCAGTCAGCAGCACACCACCTAGAGAGCACGGAAGAGCATTGTTCCTACAACATGTTTAATGTGAGTGAGCCGTGTGCAGAGCCCATCTATGCTACAGTGGCGGGAGATGGAAAGCAGATGGAGAAACTCTGCCTCTTATCAGTGAGGAGAACTACAAacaaatgtggggctcaaaacaggccTAGCCCTCACACCAGCAGGGATCAAACTGCGTACGAACACCGGGGAGACCATACCATTGCTGGGGCCTCTGGAGGTGAAAAGGAATGGGCTCAGTTTACGAGGGTGTGACTGGCTCACCAAAATACAACTGCACTTGGGTGAGACACACACGACTGAGGATGTCACTTAAACGTACCCTGAGATTTTTAAAGATGAACTGGGCACACTGCAGTTAAGCTGTTCGTGGATCCCTAGGCAGAGCCTCACTTTTTCAAACCCAGGACAGTGCCTTACGCCATGAAAAAGAAAGTGGAAGATGGAGTTGGAGCAGCTGCAAGAAACTAACCCATTCAGTTCTCCCGCTGGGCAGCTCAAATTGTTCCCATTCTGAACAGTGACATCACTGCGTATATGTGGGGACTACAAACTCACCATCTACAGCGACGCTTGCTGGAGGCAAGACGTTCAAAGCTTGACACGAGTCATGCCTACCAACAGTTCCTCCTGGACAAGGACTCAAGTGTGTCAGACAACACGCACAAAGGCTTGTTCAGGTACAACCGCTTGGTTTTCGGCGTGGTATCCAGTCCAGCCATTTTCCAGAGGACAATCTGGAATGGGATCCCTCACGTAGCAGCGTATCTGCATGACATCCTGGTTACAGGTGAGACGTAGGAGGAGAACAGCCATCTGGACCAGGTGTTAGAGATTCTCCCAGGCAGGCGCCTGAAGCGTTGCAAGTGCACATTCCAAGTAGAGTGTGACATACACTaccgtttttgaaagaaaagcccatTTGCCCATTAAAAACATCAAATTGgtcagaaacacagtgtagacattgttaatgttgtaaatgactattgtagctggaaatggctgatttatggaatatctacataggtgtagagaagcccattatcagcaaccatcactcctgtgttccaatggcacgttgtgttagctaatccaagttaatcattttaaaaaggctaattgatcattagaaaacccttttgcaattatgttagcacagctaaaacctgttgttctgattacagaagcaataaaactggccttctttagactagttgagtatctcagactattgttctgagaaatgaaggctactccatgcgagaaattgccaataaactgaagctctcgtacaacgctgtgtactactcccttcacagaacagtgcaaactgtctcgaACCAGAACAGAAAGCGGAGAGAGGCcacagtgcacaactgagcaagaggacaggtacattagtgtgtctagtttgagaaacagatgcctcacaagtcctcaactggcagcttcattaaatagtacctgcaaaacaccagtctcaacgtcaacagtgaagaggcgaatcCACGATGCTGGCCTCCTcggtagagttgcaaagaaagcAATTTCTCagtggccaataaaaagaaaagattaagatgggcaaaataacagacactggacagaggaagatcgggaaaaaaagtgttatggataGACTAATCTAagttgaggtgttcggatcacaaagaagaatatttgtgagacgcagaaaaataTTAAGATAtactggaggagtgcttgacgccatctgtcaagcatggtggaggcaatgtgatggtcggagggtggtttggtggtggtaaagtgggagatttgtacagggtaaaagggatcttgaagaaggaaatcactccattttgcaacaccatgccataccctgtggacggcactTAAATTGGAgacaatttcctcctacaacaggacaatgacccaaagcgaAGCTCCAAACTACGCAATAAccatttagggaagaagcagtcagctggtattgtGTCTATAATGgactggccagcacagtcactggatctcaaccctattgagatgTGGGAgtagcttgaccgtatggtacgtaagaagtgcccatcaaaccAATctaacttgtgggaggtgcttcggGAAGCACGGGGTGAAacctcttcagattacctcaacaaattgacaactagaatgcccaaggtctgcaaggctgtaatttctgcaaatgGAGGACTCTTTGATGAAAGCGAAGTTTGAAGGACAATTTaccttaaaaatcattatttataaaccttgtcaatgtcttgactatattttctattcattttgcaactaatttcatgtatgttttcatggaaaacagacatttctaagtgaccccaaacgtttgaacggtagtgtacctaGGTCACAAGATCAGTGCAGGGTCTGTCCTGTGGAGGACAAAGTCAGCGCAATCAACGATACTAGAAATCCCAAGAACATGTCTGAACGCAGGTCATTCTTGGGCATGGTGAACTACTATGGTAAGTTACTCCCTGAGCTGTCATGTGTTGGCTCCACTTTTTCAGCTGCGCCAAAGACCGTAAATGATAGTGGGGGCGAGCACAAAAGAAAGCTTTCCAGGAAGCGAAAGCACTACTACAAATCAGCAGAACTGCTGGTTCATTTTGACCAAGACAAAGAGATAATTGTCATGTAACGCCCCGCCCTACAGCATCGGGGCAGTACTCTTATCAGATGGAGGACGGATCAGAAAAACCCATTGGATTTGCATCATGCACACTGACGAGTGCTGAGCAGGGTTATTCATTAAGACAAGGAAGGTCTGGCCATAGTCTTTGCTGTGAAACGCTTTCATCAGTACCTCCACGGTCATCATTTCACCATATGCACTGACCACAAACCACTGAAGAATCTATTCAGTGAATCAAGATGCATTCCTCCCAAGGCTTCAGCAAGGATACAGCGCTGTGCCACACTGTCAGCTTACCAGTACACCTTCGTGTACAGAGCAGGGAAGGACAACGCAAACGAGCTCAGCCGTCTGTTACCAGAGATGCCCGCCACAACTGTGGTGCCTCGAGAGACAATTTTCCTAATGAATCCTAATTATGCAAAGCACAATACTGAGCTGAGTGTGCAGGATGGCTGCATACTCTGGCAGTACAGAGAAGTTGTTCCTCCCCTGGCTGTTCACAAGTCATAGATGAGATCAGAGGCTCACCCACGTGCCTCCCGGATGAAAAGTTTAGCCAGATCTTACATCTGGTGGCCTGACATGGATCAGGACGTAGAAACCAAAGTGAAATAATGTTCTGGGCACCAGATCAACCAGAAGATGGCTCCACCCAAGCCACTACATCTATGGGAGTGGCCTGACCGCCCATGGTCCAGGCTGCACAGACTTTGCAGGCCCTTTCGTGGGCCACATGTTCCTGGTCATGGTGGAGCAACATCACAGCGACCACAACCATCGAAAAGCTTCTTTGGCTATTTGCAACCCATGGTTTGCCTGACTCACGTCCGACAACCTTTACCTGTGACTTGTTCCAAGAATTAACGTGGAGAAACGGGATTCTCCATGTCCGCAGTTCTCCATTTCACTTGTCCTAAAAGGGCTTAGCGGAGCGGGCTGTACAGATACTGAAAGAGGGGCTCAAAAGGATGACTGGAGGAACCATCACAACTAAGCTCTCTCGGTTCTTGTTCCATTACAGCATCACGCCACAAAGAGGACAGGCTCCAGCTTAGATGTCCAAAAGCTCACCTGGATCTACTGCGTCGGGATTTCAAAGCACGAGTGGAACGGAAGCAGGAGAAACAAAAAGAGACAACCACCACGCGAGGGCGAGACAGTTAAAACCCAATGACACAGTCTACATCCACAACTTCACAAGCAGCCAACACTGGTTGCCAGGTATCATTCTGAGTCAGTGGTCCAGCCTCCTTTGTGGTCAAACTGACTGATGGTCGAGTCATGCGCAGACACCAGGATCACATCCGCCTGCACTATGACAAAGAAAATACCATGTTTTCAGATGGAACAGCTGCGGGTGGTAGTATACAAGTTGAAATCCCACAGGAAACAGTATCTGAGGAAAAGCGGCATTCAGTGGTTCCAGCAGAGGGTGGAACCCGCTCCTGTGCTCCTCAGACCCATCGCCACTGGGAGACACCTTACCGGTGTCTCGTGGAACACCAGGAGTACTGCGCAGATCACAGCGTAGTCACAGGCCTTCTGAAAGACCAACTCTGTAGTTGAGACACTcgtggtgttagtgtgtgtggaaCAGCAGACCTAGTAGAAAATAAGGACTCTCTTattgtttacatttacagtaaCACTAGCAGAAGTTCTAAAGTGTTGTGAAGAAAAAAGGAAACACTGATGTGGTTTACTGGTTACCCTTCTGTTTATGTCCTTACAGGGGGTAATGAAATTAAGGGGGAGAAGTGTTAGTGTGGACACTATATAAATAATGACATTGAATATGTATTGTACTTAACCTGCAGTATAGTATGATTGCTCTTCATGTGTGCATGGTTATTGGCATTGACCGTGGCATTTTCCCTTTGAGGAGGTCATCACCCAGAGTCGGATCTGTACAAGGCGACTATCACACGTTGAGTGGGCTGTATAAAGCTTTGCTGCATTTGTAAATCTTATTTATTTGATTGAAAATAAAGGAAAGTAATATAGAAATGCGTGTGGGCATTCCTTGTCAAGTTACTACAAGtgtaaatataattttattcaacattctgctTTGTAGAGACTATGGAGTCCTCTACAGCGACTTCTTTCAGACTGATATCCATGGAGTAACCAACAGTCTCATGTTTAGGCAACCACACCCTTTGATTGAAGTGAGACTGAATGTGTGGATGAGTGTACGTGTGAGTAGTAGGTGTTTGGGAGTATGCGTTCGTCTTTACATTTGTACTGTTGGCTATACTAAAAAGCTAACCCTCCAAGTGTCATAACACGAGTCCgcttaattttttaaaaatcacagTAGGAACTCCCATTGGGTACACAGACAAGGAACCAATCTTGGTGATGTTCCCATTTCATTTGTTTGTGATATCATAGACTTGGCTGACATTCATTCCTTGTTTTCAATGATTGCAGAATCAAAGCCGTTTCACCAGTCTGGGTATACCATGCTGTACGGAATTCACGCACAGTTCTAGAATGGAGTGAAACGCGGGTAAATTCAAGAGCGTGCTACTAAATTAATGTCTGAATCTAT is a window from the Oncorhynchus tshawytscha isolate Ot180627B linkage group LG03, Otsh_v2.0, whole genome shotgun sequence genome containing:
- the LOC112241555 gene encoding ras-related protein Rab-20, giving the protein MKVKYSIECVSARPLRRFAKRRGSRTMPELSKMRKPDVKVVILGDMNVGKTSLLHRYTEKKFKDTISTVGGAFFLKQWGPYNISIWDTAGREQFHGLGSMYCRGAAAVILTYDVTNWQSLAELEERFLSLTDTANHDCIYAIVGNKADLTDLQAQVGATQDGLTEDQGEEDGERPRVPSACPTPPASPVSLSGVSVNKQVSREDAVALYGRILRYKGMEETNSLPADKMCFETSAKTGYNVDPLFEALFDMVLPSIIRKRTEREGSPTVDLDECSGAGKRPRAACC